In Ktedonobacterales bacterium, the genomic window AAAAGAGTGATGCCGGTTCCCAGGCCCAGCGCCAGACCCAGCAAGGGATTGCCAAAGAGCGCGCCGGAGATTACTCCGACGACGACGCTGGCGAGGAGTCCACCCAGCGTACCCAGGCGAAGCTCGCGGAAGAAGATGCGCCAGAATGCCCGCCCGCGCCTATCGCGCAGCACCCAGCCCGCGATGCCAAGCTCCTGCGCGCCGATGCCGCCGCTGGTGAAGAGCAGCAGCGGCACAAATGCGATCAGCCCGCTCGTGGCCTCGCTCGTTCCGCCCGCATGGCCGCCCAGCGAACTCTCCAGCAGCCCACGCAGCACGAACGCCGCCAGGATGCCGATCACCAGATTGACCGCCAGCCAGCCGCTGCGATTGAGCGCGCCACGCCAGCTAAATGCCTCTTCGGGATGATCGGCGGCGCTGGTTCCGGCCAGTTCGGCGACATCCTCGGTATGCTCCTCATCCAGCACATCTATAATGTCATCTACGGTAATCAGGCCGACCAGCCGCTCATCCTCGTCAACCACCGGCAGCCCCAACAGGTCATACTTGGCGATGATGTGCGCGACCTCTTCCTGATCGTCGTTGACATGCACATGAAACACGTCCGGGTCCATAATGGCTTCCAGCCGTGTCTCCGGGCTGCTGGTGACAAGCTGGCGCAGCGAGACGACGCCGACCAGATGGCGTTCGTCATCAACCACGTAGAGGTAATAGACCATCTCCAGTTCTCGGCCCTGCGTGCGCAGCCGTTCCAGGGTCTCGGCTGCCGTCAGGCTGGAGGGCAGACTCAGTACCTCGGTGGTCATGATGCCGCCCGCGCTCTGCTCTTCGTAGCGCAGCAGGTCACGGATGGGCTGTGATTCTTCGGTTGGCATCAGGTCGAGCAGCCGCGCCGCTGCTTGCTCGTCCAATTCGCCAAGAATGTCGGCGGCGTTATCAGGGGCGATACGCTCCAGCAGATCGGAGGCGCGTTCAGGGTCCAGTTCGCTGACCAGAGCCGCCTGGCGTGTAGGTTCCACTTCTTCGAGGGCGTCGGCGGCGGTTTCGGTATCCAACTCCTCCAGGATCGCGCCGCCCTCGGCCACATTCAACTGCTCAAGAATGTCGGCGATGTCCGCCGGATGCAGTTCGGCCAGCTTGGCATGACTGACGCTCAAGCGCACCGCTGGCACACTGATCGTACCCGAAGAGCGAGTATCGGCGGCGCTGTTGCCTGCGCTGGCAGCAGCGCCAGCGGGCGCCAACGCAGGCTCGGCAGCCTCAATCGGCTCAACATAGTTCCAGGTGATGGTGCGCTCTGGCAGCTTGATGGGCAGCACACGCGAGAGCGCCACTGCGGGCGTTTCCGCGCCCAGGCGCCGCAGCAGGGCGCGCAGGCTGATGTCTGCGCCAACCAGCCGCGCGGTATCTCGAATCTGCGCCAGCTTGAGATCGTTGACCTTGACGACCCGAAAGCCCTGCGTATCCACGATCTGCTTGTCCAGCAGGTCGCGCGCCAGGCGCAGATCGCCGATGTGGCTCCCGTGTGGCAGCGGCTCAACACGGTCGGCAGGCGCGGTTAAATAAATGCGCTCGTCTTCCAGATTGGAGACGTACTCCCAGGGGATAATGATTTCTTGCCCAAAGAGCGCGGCGCCGGTACCTCCATTGCCCCTGGCGCCTGCGCTCGCTGCTGCGCCTTCACCAAACACGGCGGGCTTTACGGCCAGGGCTGTCACCCTGGGAAAGACATCATGCAGCGAGACGTACAGATCGCGCAGCGCGCCGATACGCTGATTATTGCTGTCATAGACTGTGCGACGCAGCAGATTGCTCAGGAAAATCATCGCCATCACCGCCCTTTCAAGGAATGCTCGTGGGCTGAGGCCGCCCACAGGTAGGATGGATAGATGCCAGCGCGTGGCTGGGCGGGCGGTGTGGCACAGCGTGTCTCTGAGACGAGGGCAAAGCCAGGGGAGGAAATGAAGAGAGGACTCGGAGAGGCCGATGGACGCGATGCTACCTGGCTGCCGGTGCGCGAGGGCGGGGCGCGCGTTCCGGCTGGCGGCTTGTGAACGATGCCAGAGGCGGCGGCGCTAGATGCCCGGCGGATTCATGACCGGCAAGGACAGGCGGCATACGCTCTTCATTCCGCCGGTGGCGTCCGTGTTGAAGCGAGCTTTCAACGCTGCTGCCCCGGTCGTCACGCTTGCGACGAACCGCCGTTGTGAACCGTTAGACTGACTACTCGGACTCGGACCAGCGTCCACAGTCCTCACCTCCTTTGCGCATTTCAGCCAGCAGAAACTATACCAAACAACAGAGCGGACCAACGAGAACCGACGTTCACCAGGGCCTCCGTCTGACATAGGGAAGACCTCCGCTTAAAGAGCCAGCTGAGACACGTTACCGGAAACAAGATGGCGCTGCAAAGCGCCCAGGCATTGCAGCCTACATAGTATAGCAGTATTTGGGCCAATCGGCAAGGGGGGCAGGTGACGGGTTCTGCCAAAAAGCGGGGTCACTGGTAGCGCCGCCGTCCCGGCGGCAGGGGGCTGCGGGGCGGTGTACCTGTAGCGCCGCCTCCCTTCGGGAAGGGCTTCGCCAGAGCCGCTTGACCGCGCTGGGCGCGGCCATGCTCGCTCCCGTTGGTCGCTCGCGCGTCTCTGCCGCTTGCCTCCCCCTGCGGGGAGCGGCCCTTGCGGGAACCTGGCCTGCGGCCTGGGCTGCTTGCCTCGGCTGGGCTTCGGCACTCTCGCTCCCGTTGGTCGCTCGCGCAGCCCAGTTCCCGCATTCTCCCTCGCTGCGCTCGGTCGCGGGCCGCTGCTGTTGCCTCGGCATTCTCGCTCCCGTTGGTCGCTCGCGCGTCCCTTCCAGGCGGCCACCGCTGCGCCCTGGCGAGCGTGCGCCCTCCAGGCCAGCGGACCAGCAGGCCACCGCTGGCCGCCAAGATGGCGGCGCTACCAGTAACATGCCTCGCTTGCCAACACCTCAGATTTGGTAGAACCGAGGCCCGGTTTCTGCTTGACAGTTCGCAGGCGTCTGGCTACACTGAAACGCATCTGAATTGATTGGCCGAGCCTGAGTCTACGCTTGCTGGAGGGCGCATCAGACGCATAGCGCCGCTGTCTCTGTCACTCTAGCAAAAGAAGGAAGCAAAAACAGCTTATGCAAATGTTTCGGAGCTTCTATCGCCAGCACCAAATCTCGGTAAAGCTCGGCGGATTTCTGGGCTTTATCGTCGTGATCGCTTCTCTCTACTTCTTCGTTCTCTCCGGCTCCATCTTTGGCAATGCTGCTGCCGACGCTACCGGCCAGGGATCTCCTACTCAAATTGGCCCTGAGAACAGTCCGATTTCTACTGCGGCGTTGCCCACGCTTCCCCCGGAGCCTTCTCCCAGCCCTATTCCTCCCCTGCTCCCGCCACGCTATCACGTGACGATGCACCCAAATCTTGCCTATGCCACGTCTGGGGCGGTGGATCGCAGGCTTGATCTCTGCGAGCCGGTTGGAGCGCCTGGCTTGCGGCCAGGGGTGATCCTGATTCACGATATTGGCACAAAGGTAGAAGACAAATCGGTGTACACCTCTCTATGCTCCTTGCTGGCGTCGCAGGGCTTTGTGGCCGCTGCCATCAATTATCGCAAGTATCCCAATGTGTGGCCTGCCCAGCTTGAAGACGCTCAACTGTCTGTGCGCTGGCTGCGGGCCAACGCTGGCAAATACAAATTGGATCCCACTCGTCTGTGTTCATGGGGCGACTCGGCGGGCGCGCATCTCGCCGTCTTTTTGGGAGTGCTGGGAACGAGCTATCCGG contains:
- the mgtE gene encoding magnesium transporter, with product MAMIFLSNLLRRTVYDSNNQRIGALRDLYVSLHDVFPRVTALAVKPAVFGEGAAASAGARGNGGTGAALFGQEIIIPWEYVSNLEDERIYLTAPADRVEPLPHGSHIGDLRLARDLLDKQIVDTQGFRVVKVNDLKLAQIRDTARLVGADISLRALLRRLGAETPAVALSRVLPIKLPERTITWNYVEPIEAAEPALAPAGAAASAGNSAADTRSSGTISVPAVRLSVSHAKLAELHPADIADILEQLNVAEGGAILEELDTETAADALEEVEPTRQAALVSELDPERASDLLERIAPDNAADILGELDEQAAARLLDLMPTEESQPIRDLLRYEEQSAGGIMTTEVLSLPSSLTAAETLERLRTQGRELEMVYYLYVVDDERHLVGVVSLRQLVTSSPETRLEAIMDPDVFHVHVNDDQEEVAHIIAKYDLLGLPVVDEDERLVGLITVDDIIDVLDEEHTEDVAELAGTSAADHPEEAFSWRGALNRSGWLAVNLVIGILAAFVLRGLLESSLGGHAGGTSEATSGLIAFVPLLLFTSGGIGAQELGIAGWVLRDRRGRAFWRIFFRELRLGTLGGLLASVVVGVISGALFGNPLLGLALGLGTGITLLIAAICGLALPAVLAQVRLRGSFIAAPLLDPVIAVISLAIFLSTALYLMQRFNI
- a CDS encoding alpha/beta hydrolase: MQMFRSFYRQHQISVKLGGFLGFIVVIASLYFFVLSGSIFGNAAADATGQGSPTQIGPENSPISTAALPTLPPEPSPSPIPPLLPPRYHVTMHPNLAYATSGAVDRRLDLCEPVGAPGLRPGVILIHDIGTKVEDKSVYTSLCSLLASQGFVAAAINYRKYPNVWPAQLEDAQLSVRWLRANAGKYKLDPTRLCSWGDSAGAHLAVFLGVLGTSYPGDESGLLSNQSPRVSCVVDDFGYVDLTTLPNTAFWQGAFGFMFGQDADGKSVATPALLHKASPIFYVDAQSAPMLLVHGALDVVVSPGQSRELQQKLQQATVPVSYMSYAGGHDFSGVAPQQLNAIKRQIISYLTAQEHP